The genomic segment TTATTGTTTCTTCCATGGGTCAATATGAAGATTTCCTGTCAATTTTATCAGAAAATAAGGGAGAAACTTCTATCGAACAAAGAAAAAAATACGCAGCAAAATCTTTTAATGTTTCTTCACATTACGATACTGCCATTTTTAATTACTTCAACAATAACGAAGAACCTGCTTTAAAAATTAGCGAAACAAACGCACAAGTTTTACGTTATGGAGAAAATCCACACCAAAAAGGATATTTCTTTGGAAATTTAGAAGAAATTTTCGATAAATTGCATGGTAAAGAATTGAGTTATAACAACTTATTAGATGTAGATGCCGCTGTAAATTTAATGGAAGAATTTAAAGGAGAAGCACCAACATTTGCCATATTAAAGCATAATAATGCCTGTGGTTTTGCGCAAAGAGAAACCATTAGCGAGGCATATTCAGATGCTTTGGCTGGAGATCCAGTTTCTGCTTTTGGTGGAATTTTAATTGCAAATACACAAATTGATGCTGCAACTGCAGAGAAAATTAACACCTTATTTTGTGAAGTAGTAATTGCACCCAATTATTCTAATGAAGCTTTAGAAATCTTAAAAGGAAAAAAGAATAGAATTATCTTACTCAAGAAAGAAGTAGCATTGCCAAAAACAACCATTAGAACTTGTTTAAATGGTAATTTAGTTCAAGATAAAGATAATATTACAGATAAATTAGAAGATTTAAAATACGTTACTAACAATAAACCAACCCAAAGCGAGTTAGAAGATTTATTGTTTGCATCGAAATTGTGTAAAAACACAAAATCGAATACAATTATTTTAGTAAAAAACAAGCAGTTATTAGCAGGTGGAACTGGGCAAACAAGTAGAGTAGATGCTTTAAACCAAGCGATTGAAAAAGCAACTTCTTTTAAATTCGATTTAGAAGGTTGTGTAATGGCTAGTGATGCGTTTTTTCCATTTCCAGATTGTGTAGAAATTGCAGACAA from the Polaribacter cellanae genome contains:
- the purH gene encoding bifunctional phosphoribosylaminoimidazolecarboxamide formyltransferase/IMP cyclohydrolase, encoding MSTSKTIKSALISVFHKDGLAPIVRELDKLNVTIYSTGGTEKFIKNLGIDVVPVEDVTSYPSILGGRVKTLHPKVFGGILNRQDHEGDVTELKEYNIPQIDLVIVDLYPFEKTVASGASEQDIVEKIDIGGISLIRAAAKNFKDTFIVSSMGQYEDFLSILSENKGETSIEQRKKYAAKSFNVSSHYDTAIFNYFNNNEEPALKISETNAQVLRYGENPHQKGYFFGNLEEIFDKLHGKELSYNNLLDVDAAVNLMEEFKGEAPTFAILKHNNACGFAQRETISEAYSDALAGDPVSAFGGILIANTQIDAATAEKINTLFCEVVIAPNYSNEALEILKGKKNRIILLKKEVALPKTTIRTCLNGNLVQDKDNITDKLEDLKYVTNNKPTQSELEDLLFASKLCKNTKSNTIILVKNKQLLAGGTGQTSRVDALNQAIEKATSFKFDLEGCVMASDAFFPFPDCVEIADKAGVKSVIQPGGSIKDQLSIDYCNENGLSMVMTGTRHFKH